In one Pseudomonas tensinigenes genomic region, the following are encoded:
- a CDS encoding xanthine dehydrogenase family protein molybdopterin-binding subunit produces the protein MNVRIDPSLQASALDLREPINVSRRRFLTGTAVGALVLGFGLPLGTTRVQAAVAAATAERGTQVPAFLEIRPDNRVRLLCPFMEGGQGTFTAMAQIVGEELDADPATFLVEAAPPGEAYVVLENGMRITGGSMSVRMSYPVMRRLGALARAMLLQAGAQQLGVPVSELSTEPGKVVHAKSGRSLAYGELAERAMDLPVPDPASVQLRDPSQFRWIGKPVKRLDAYDKSTGKALYSIDLKVDNMLHAAVQHAPRLGMTVGNLRNEEQVKAMKGVHSVHRLPGAVAVVAERWWHAKRAVEAIQVDWQEPTAESKVRPMPADFSSDAWFKRLAEDKGPAKDDENEGDVAAILKETKTRIDATYHNQYLNHGQLEPPSALARFNPDGSLEVWLPNQAPDMFRADIAKRTGLDISRITLHSPLLGGFFGRHFLYDSASPYPQAIALAKAVGRPVKLIWSREEEFLRDVLRPVAAVNFRAALDNDGWPLAIEAISATEGPTEALAGKQGEKLDPTALEGLSGKTYAIPNKRIAQIYVKGPAMLGYWRSVGNSLNDFFYESFLDELADKGGKDPFDLRLHLLRDNKRLTTLLQAVAELSGGWKRGPFTAEDGSRRARGVAMASPFGTETAVIAEVSIENGQVKVHDIWQAIDPGSIVNPAIVEAQVNGAVALGLSQTLVEEAVWIDGKPRARNYDLYPILPPARMARVHVRVVESGEKMGGIGEPPLPAVAPAVANAVARLTGQRVRSLPMSRHTFT, from the coding sequence ATGAACGTTCGAATCGACCCTTCACTGCAAGCCTCAGCACTGGACCTGCGCGAACCGATCAATGTATCGCGCAGACGTTTTCTCACCGGTACGGCCGTCGGCGCGCTGGTCCTCGGTTTCGGTCTGCCGCTCGGTACAACGCGCGTGCAAGCTGCCGTTGCAGCGGCGACGGCCGAACGCGGCACGCAGGTGCCGGCGTTTCTCGAGATCCGTCCGGACAACCGCGTGCGTCTGCTCTGCCCGTTTATGGAAGGCGGACAAGGCACGTTCACGGCGATGGCGCAGATTGTCGGTGAAGAACTGGATGCCGACCCGGCGACCTTCCTAGTCGAAGCCGCGCCGCCCGGCGAAGCCTATGTAGTGTTGGAAAACGGCATGCGCATCACCGGCGGCAGCATGTCGGTGCGCATGAGCTACCCGGTCATGCGTCGCCTCGGCGCCCTCGCCCGCGCCATGCTGTTGCAGGCGGGCGCGCAGCAACTTGGCGTGCCGGTGAGCGAGTTGAGCACCGAGCCCGGCAAAGTCGTGCATGCCAAGTCGGGCCGCTCGCTGGCCTACGGTGAACTGGCTGAGCGGGCGATGGATCTGCCGGTTCCCGATCCGGCTTCGGTGCAACTGCGTGATCCGAGCCAGTTCCGCTGGATCGGCAAACCGGTGAAGCGCCTCGATGCCTACGACAAGTCCACCGGCAAGGCGCTGTACAGCATCGACCTGAAGGTCGACAACATGCTCCACGCTGCCGTGCAACACGCCCCGCGCCTGGGAATGACCGTGGGCAACCTGCGCAACGAAGAGCAGGTCAAGGCCATGAAAGGCGTGCATTCCGTGCACCGTCTGCCGGGTGCAGTGGCGGTGGTCGCCGAGCGCTGGTGGCACGCCAAACGTGCGGTCGAGGCGATCCAGGTCGACTGGCAAGAGCCAACGGCCGAGAGCAAAGTGCGGCCGATGCCCGCCGACTTTTCCAGCGATGCCTGGTTCAAGCGCCTCGCTGAAGACAAAGGCCCGGCCAAGGATGATGAAAACGAAGGCGACGTGGCGGCGATTCTCAAGGAAACCAAGACCCGCATCGACGCCACTTACCACAACCAATACCTGAACCACGGTCAACTGGAACCGCCTTCGGCACTGGCCCGATTCAATCCGGACGGTTCGCTGGAAGTCTGGCTGCCGAATCAGGCGCCGGACATGTTCCGCGCGGATATCGCCAAGCGTACGGGCCTCGATATTTCGCGCATCACCTTGCATTCGCCGCTGCTGGGCGGGTTCTTTGGTCGGCATTTTCTCTACGACTCGGCCAGTCCCTATCCGCAAGCGATCGCGCTGGCGAAAGCGGTTGGACGTCCGGTCAAACTGATCTGGAGCCGCGAAGAAGAGTTCCTGCGTGACGTGCTCCGTCCCGTTGCTGCAGTGAATTTCCGCGCCGCGCTGGACAACGACGGCTGGCCGCTGGCAATCGAAGCGATCAGTGCCACCGAAGGCCCGACCGAAGCCCTCGCCGGTAAACAGGGTGAAAAACTCGACCCCACAGCGCTTGAAGGGTTGTCAGGCAAAACCTATGCGATCCCCAACAAACGCATCGCGCAGATCTACGTCAAAGGCCCGGCGATGCTCGGTTACTGGCGTTCGGTGGGCAATTCGCTCAACGACTTCTTCTATGAATCGTTCCTCGATGAATTGGCTGACAAGGGCGGCAAGGACCCGTTTGACCTGCGCCTGCATCTGCTGCGTGACAACAAACGCCTGACCACGCTGCTGCAAGCGGTGGCTGAACTGTCGGGCGGCTGGAAGCGTGGGCCGTTTACCGCCGAGGATGGCAGCCGACGTGCGCGCGGCGTGGCCATGGCTTCGCCGTTCGGTACGGAGACGGCGGTGATCGCCGAGGTGTCCATCGAGAACGGCCAGGTCAAGGTGCACGACATCTGGCAGGCGATTGACCCGGGCAGCATCGTCAACCCAGCGATTGTCGAGGCTCAGGTCAATGGCGCCGTGGCGCTGGGGCTGTCGCAAACCCTGGTGGAAGAAGCCGTGTGGATTGATGGCAAACCCCGGGCGCGCAACTACGACTTGTATCCGATCCTGCCGCCTGCGCGGATGGCTCGGGTCCATGTGCGTGTGGTCGAGAGTGGCGAAAAAATGGGTGGCATCGGTGAACCGCCGTTGCCAGCGGTCGCGCCCGCCGTCGCCAACGCGGTGGCAAGGCTAACCGGTCAGCGGGTGCGCAGCCTGCCCATGAGCCGACACACCTTCACTTGA